gtatttgataccattccaaatATTCCGCTACAgccgttaccacgagcccgtcctccccaattaaggtgccaccaacctcctgtggaggAATGCAATAATATGTGTGTGCTtgcgcgtgtgtgagtgtgttaaatACATTTTCTCAAAGACATTCACCTCTTGAGATGAACAATCCCAATTTGTGACACTGAAATGATTTTCACTTAAGTAACAACATGCAAACGCTGTCTGATTTGCAGACACATTTATGTGCTTACATTTGTCCTGGGACAACGACAAAACACCATGAATACATTGTGATGCTACAAAACATGACCTGTACTCCACTGGGGGTAGCTATAGaccaaacacagtcctgctgaagACTAGGGAGATACATAACGGAAACATACACAGTGTGTCCTCTTGTACTGGTCTCTCTGGGATCTTATTCCAGAACTAAGACACTAGGGAAGAGACAGCGTGCAGCACATGCTCCTTTCCCCCAGGCAGTCCATTGGAGGGGAGGTGAGGTCTCAGCTGAAGGCACTGTGTCCGTGGCACCTTGCCTCTGGTGTCTCTCTGAgggccagtacagtacagtgtgtatgtgtggaacATTTGTGTTGGTGGAGGGATGTGCTGGTGGAGCTTGAATCCCATAGTGATGTGTCAGGGTAATCCTCCTGTAGGCCTTTGGAGGTAAGAGATTGAGACACTGACGTTAAAGTCTATTATGGGTCAGTCAAAATACTTAAGGTGAAACTCAGGAAGTTTTTATGACTATGTACAGTATGTCCAAGACGATAAGTTCTCTCATTCATTTACATCATAATCCACCACATTACACAAGGAAATTACCTCCAGAGTGCAGGTGTTTTGCTGCTGCATTGTCAGTTGGGTGATGGTTGTTGGCAGGTTGAGATGGGGTGATGAAAATGTCCATCCTGTGAAAAAGGGGAAATTACATGTGATTTAGGATTCTGTCAAGTCATACATCCTTACATATACTGCCAGTATCAGTTCATTAATCTTTGATTGAATTATGCATGTTTGATATGGAAATAAAAGAGTCTAGACTATCATAATGTGGAACATAACAATGAATTATCCTGTCTGTCCTACATAAGTTATCTCACTTGGTGGCAGTACTGAGCGTTGTTTTTGTTAATGGCCCTTTTCAAGTAGTGGTGGGTAAATTTATAAGGACATAAAAAGAGATCTGCGAAGCTAATTCTGCTCTAGCCCATTTTAACAACCAATTAATTAGGCTACTACAATTTTCTCCTGCATTCAGCACTATCACTTTCAAATGTCAAATGGTTTCTCAACTAGGATGATGTATTTTTTACTGGGATAGTCAGGCCCTATTATGTCCATTTAGATTTAAACTAAATCTAAATTGTGCGTAACTGATTCAATCTAGGTGAATTGGGTCTGATCAGCCTTGATGGAATGGCACGGTGCACCATGGCTGGTGATTGCTATGATTCATCGTAACAGCTGCTCTTACTgcgggatggagagggagaccgCAGAGCAGAACAGGGACAATACCCCGCGGGAGTACGGTGCAAATGCCCAGCCCTACAGCCCCCAGACGGTGAGAGTGAAAAAACTCATCAATATGTTGTTTGCATTATTTTGTTGACGTTACATTGTGCATGTACTGTCCTTCTCACATTTTTACTTTCAAAAGACGTGACCTAATTATCATGATTCATTATGAATCAGTATAATTAGGCTGCTCATCTTCATTGATGTTATAAGTGATTAGTTATCAGTGattgacaataataataattcatgtatttctttattttttcatGTGTTATTGCATTTGTCATTTTCTCCTTTTTATGTATTTGCCATGGCACATTTGTTTCCATGTATGctggtgtgtgtgcatgggttGTCTATGTCCACTGCCGtctcatttttttgggggggccttTAGGCCTATATGGCCTTTCTGTTTGTTGTGAGAGGAACAGCTAACGGTATATCATTAAAATCACTACAAACCAGTGAAATATCCCTTTAGGAATATTAAAGATACTTTTTCATTGTTTGAAAATAAAATATAGAATGAGGGATGCAAATACTGACCAAAACCAGGTATGAATTGTGTTTTGGCATATTTCTGCTATATATTTTACAAAGATTATCTATTTTGCAAACGCTAAATTGGATGTGTAATCTGTATAATCAGAATCATTTTGGAGTTATCATTATTGAAAGAGTTGTGGCAAtgtcagacatttacattttagtaatttatcagaagctcttatccagagcgacttgctaAAAGGCACATCGATAGATTTTCCCCCTAGTTGGCTCTGGAATTTGAACCAGCAACATttttgttactggcccaatgttcttaacagctaggctacgTGCTGCCCATCCAATTAAATGCAGTGGAGCCTGTTTGGCGGCCATATTGGAAAATGTGTACCCTGTGGTCAGCAATAGCTAGGCATCATTGTTTAGACTTTTCCTAGCTTTATGTC
The sequence above is drawn from the Salmo salar chromosome ssa22, Ssal_v3.1, whole genome shotgun sequence genome and encodes:
- the LOC106582723 gene encoding uncharacterized protein isoform X2; protein product: MNGALISAPWRATVVGAEQMDIFITPSQPANNHHPTDNAAAKHLHSGGLQEDYPDTSLWDSSSTSTSLHQHKCSTHTHCTVLALRETPEARCHGHSAFS